A window of the Sporomusaceae bacterium genome harbors these coding sequences:
- a CDS encoding DUF951 domain-containing protein gives MIVRYEVGDIVKMKKAHPCGSDQWEITRTGIDFGLKCLGCGRRVMVARPKFEKAVKNIVPRQDGQK, from the coding sequence ATGATCGTCCGCTACGAAGTAGGCGACATCGTCAAAATGAAAAAAGCCCACCCCTGCGGCTCCGACCAGTGGGAAATAACCCGCACCGGCATCGACTTCGGCCTCAAATGCCTCGGATGCGGCCGCCGGGTCATGGTCGCCCGCCCCAAATTCGAGAAAGCGGTAAAAAACATCGTCCCCCGCCAGGACGGGCAAAAGTGA